A stretch of Lysobacter sp. K5869 DNA encodes these proteins:
- the uvrD gene encoding DNA helicase II, with product MDVSHLLDALNPAQREAVSAPPGHYLVLAGAGSGKTRVLTHRIAWLNEVVGVPTHGILAVTFTNKAAGEMRARVDAQLARGARGMWIGTFHGLAHRLLRLHWQEAKLPEGFQVLDSDDQLRLLKRVVQSLELDETRFPPRQIVWWINAQKDEGRRPRNIQPGGDEWQNVMLRCYEAYQERCERAGLVDFAELLLRAHELLRDNAALLAHYRNRFREILVDEFQDTNAIQYAFVRVLAGDSGHVFVVGDDDQAIYGWRGAKVENVQRFLRDFSDAQTIRLEQNYRSSGNILEAANAVIAHNPDRLGKKLWTDTGHGEAIDLYAAYNEMDEARFVVERMRQWVRDGGSFGDVAVLYRSNAQSRAFEEALLSEQVPYRVYGGQRFFERAEIKDTLAYLRLIANRADDAAFERAVNTPTRGIGERTLDEVRKRARTDAVSLWEGARRVAGENGLAARARNALAGFALMIDTMQADVVDMPLQEKIDHVLQRSGLREHYANESRGQLDSRTDNLDELVSVASRFSRSDEDEAAEMPELIAFLSYAALEAGEGQAQADEDGVQLMTLHSAKGLEFPLVFLGGLEEGLFPSGRSTEESGRLEEERRLAYVGITRAREKLVLSYAETRRIHGMDMYGVPSRFLREIPSPLLNEVRPKVQVSRPMYRAAPRRDMGHARIDESPIKLGAQVRHGSFGVGTVTDYEGDGAHARVQVNFDEVGSKWLVLAYANLQPA from the coding sequence ATGGACGTATCGCATTTGCTCGACGCTCTCAATCCGGCCCAGCGCGAAGCCGTTTCGGCCCCGCCCGGGCATTATCTGGTCCTCGCCGGCGCCGGCAGCGGCAAGACCCGCGTGCTGACCCATCGCATCGCCTGGCTCAACGAAGTCGTCGGGGTGCCGACCCACGGCATCCTCGCGGTGACCTTTACGAACAAAGCCGCCGGCGAGATGCGCGCGCGCGTCGATGCGCAACTGGCGCGCGGCGCCCGCGGCATGTGGATCGGCACCTTCCACGGGCTGGCCCATCGCCTGCTGCGCCTGCACTGGCAGGAAGCCAAGCTGCCCGAAGGCTTCCAGGTGCTCGACAGCGACGATCAGCTGCGCCTGCTCAAGCGCGTGGTGCAGTCGCTGGAACTGGACGAAACCCGCTTCCCGCCGCGCCAGATCGTGTGGTGGATCAACGCGCAGAAGGACGAAGGCCGGCGCCCGCGCAACATCCAGCCCGGCGGCGACGAGTGGCAGAACGTGATGCTTCGCTGCTACGAGGCCTATCAGGAACGCTGCGAACGCGCCGGCCTGGTCGATTTCGCCGAACTGCTGCTGCGCGCGCACGAATTGCTGCGCGACAACGCCGCGCTGCTGGCGCATTACCGCAACCGCTTCCGCGAGATCCTGGTCGACGAATTCCAGGACACCAACGCGATCCAATACGCCTTCGTGCGGGTGCTGGCCGGCGACAGCGGCCACGTGTTCGTGGTCGGCGACGACGATCAGGCCATCTACGGCTGGCGCGGCGCCAAGGTCGAGAACGTGCAGCGCTTCCTGCGCGATTTCTCCGACGCCCAGACCATCCGCCTGGAGCAGAACTACCGCTCCAGCGGCAACATCCTGGAAGCCGCCAACGCGGTCATCGCCCACAACCCGGACCGCCTGGGCAAGAAGCTGTGGACCGACACCGGCCACGGCGAGGCGATCGACCTGTACGCGGCCTACAACGAAATGGACGAGGCGCGCTTCGTGGTCGAGCGCATGCGCCAGTGGGTGCGCGACGGCGGCAGCTTCGGCGACGTGGCCGTGCTCTACCGCAGCAACGCCCAGTCGCGCGCGTTCGAAGAGGCGCTGCTGTCCGAGCAGGTGCCGTACCGCGTCTACGGCGGCCAGCGCTTCTTCGAGCGCGCCGAAATCAAGGACACCCTGGCCTATCTGCGCCTGATCGCCAACCGCGCCGACGACGCCGCGTTCGAGCGCGCGGTCAACACGCCCACGCGCGGCATCGGCGAGCGCACCTTGGACGAGGTGCGCAAGCGCGCCCGCACCGACGCGGTGTCGCTGTGGGAAGGCGCGCGCCGCGTCGCCGGCGAGAACGGCCTGGCCGCGCGCGCGCGCAACGCCTTGGCCGGCTTCGCGCTGATGATCGACACCATGCAGGCCGACGTCGTCGACATGCCGCTGCAGGAGAAGATCGACCACGTGCTGCAGCGTTCGGGCCTGCGCGAGCATTACGCCAACGAATCGCGCGGCCAGCTCGACTCGCGCACCGACAACCTCGACGAATTGGTGTCGGTGGCCTCGCGCTTCAGCCGCAGCGACGAGGACGAAGCCGCGGAGATGCCCGAACTGATCGCGTTCCTGAGCTACGCCGCGCTGGAGGCCGGCGAAGGGCAGGCGCAAGCCGACGAGGACGGTGTGCAGTTGATGACCCTGCACAGCGCCAAGGGCCTGGAGTTTCCGCTGGTGTTCCTCGGCGGTCTGGAAGAAGGGCTGTTCCCGAGCGGCCGTTCGACCGAGGAGTCCGGGCGCCTGGAAGAAGAGCGCCGGCTCGCCTACGTGGGCATCACCCGCGCGCGCGAGAAGCTGGTGCTGAGCTACGCCGAGACCCGCCGCATCCATGGTATGGACATGTACGGCGTGCCCTCGCGCTTCCTGCGCGAGATCCCCTCGCCGCTGCTCAACGAAGTGCGGCCGAAGGTGCAGGTGTCGCGGCCGATGTACCGCGCCGCGCCGCGTCGCGACATGGGCCACGCGCGCATCGACGAATCGCCGATCAAGCTCGGCGCGCAGGTGCGCCACGGCAGCTTCGGCGTCGGCACGGTGACCGACTACGAAGGCGACGGCGCGCATGCGCGCGTGCAGGTCAACTTCGACGAGGTCGGCAGCAAGTGGCTGGTGTTGGCTTACGCGAATCTGCAGCCGGCGTGA
- a CDS encoding TIGR00645 family protein — translation MTDSKINRLNPLPALIFSSRWLQLPLYLGLIVAQGVYVFQFVRELIHLVSDAASLTEQSIMLIVLGLIDVVMISNLLVMVIVGGYETFVSRLRLEGHPDQPEWLSHVNASVLKVKLAMAIIGISSIHLLKTFIGAGNLGLPLCGTPEAFAAAQAAAAATANGMANATAKCSELTQQGVMWQSLIHFLFIVSAVGIAWTDKLMSSGIKAAKNGH, via the coding sequence ATGACCGACTCCAAGATCAACCGACTCAATCCCCTGCCGGCCCTGATCTTCAGCTCGCGCTGGCTGCAGCTGCCGTTGTATCTGGGCCTGATCGTCGCCCAGGGCGTGTACGTGTTCCAGTTCGTGCGCGAACTGATCCACCTGGTCAGCGACGCGGCCAGTCTCACCGAGCAGAGCATCATGCTCATCGTGCTCGGCCTGATCGACGTGGTGATGATCTCCAATCTGCTGGTGATGGTGATCGTCGGCGGCTACGAGACCTTCGTCTCGCGCCTGCGCCTGGAAGGCCATCCCGATCAGCCCGAATGGCTGAGCCACGTCAACGCCAGCGTGCTGAAGGTGAAGCTGGCGATGGCGATCATCGGCATCTCCTCGATCCATCTGCTCAAGACCTTCATCGGCGCGGGCAATCTCGGCCTGCCGCTGTGCGGCACGCCGGAGGCCTTCGCCGCCGCGCAGGCGGCGGCCGCGGCGACCGCCAACGGCATGGCCAACGCGACCGCGAAGTGCAGCGAGCTGACCCAGCAAGGCGTGATGTGGCAATCGCTGATCCACTTCCTGTTCATCGTCTCGGCGGTGGGCATCGCGTGGACCGACAAGCTGATGAGCTCGGGCATCAAGGCGGCGAAGAACGGGCATTGA
- a CDS encoding glutathione binding-like protein, translating to MIDLHYWPTPNGHKITLFLEEAADAGHGLAYTIKPVNIGAGDQFKPEFLAISPNNRMPAIVDHAPADGGAPLSVFESGAILQYLAEKTGLFAPADLRGRVETNEWLFWQVGGYGPMLGQNHHFNRYAPEKVPYAIDRYQRETERLYGVLDKRLSGRGFVAGQALSIADFACYPWAREHDWHHVDLARYPNVQRWYDALSARPAFQRAYEMGKVYRADKAMTEEMRKHLFGTPAAQAT from the coding sequence ATGATCGACCTGCACTACTGGCCCACGCCCAACGGCCACAAAATCACCTTGTTTCTGGAGGAAGCGGCCGACGCCGGCCACGGCCTCGCCTACACGATCAAGCCGGTGAACATCGGCGCGGGCGATCAGTTCAAGCCCGAATTCCTGGCGATTTCGCCGAACAACCGCATGCCGGCCATCGTCGACCATGCGCCGGCGGACGGCGGCGCGCCGCTGAGCGTGTTCGAATCCGGCGCGATCTTGCAGTATTTGGCCGAAAAGACCGGCCTGTTCGCGCCCGCCGACCTGCGCGGCCGGGTCGAGACCAACGAATGGCTGTTCTGGCAGGTCGGCGGTTACGGCCCGATGCTCGGCCAGAACCATCACTTCAACCGCTACGCGCCGGAGAAGGTGCCTTACGCCATCGACCGCTATCAGCGCGAAACCGAACGACTGTACGGCGTGCTCGACAAGCGCCTGAGCGGGCGCGGTTTCGTCGCCGGGCAGGCGCTGAGCATCGCCGACTTCGCCTGCTACCCGTGGGCGCGCGAGCACGACTGGCATCACGTCGATCTGGCCCGCTACCCCAACGTGCAGCGCTGGTACGACGCCCTGAGCGCGCGCCCGGCCTTCCAGCGGGCCTACGAAATGGGCAAGGTATACCGCGCCGACAAGGCCATGACCGAGGAGATGCGCAAGCACCTGTTCGGGACTCCGGCCGCGCAAGCCACCTAA
- a CDS encoding S9 family peptidase produces the protein MSLTAATPALAAPPAAAPADGRLTLEALTGDAPLSGPSLLKPKVAPDGSRVSFLRGKERDRNRLDLWAYDIASGKTALLVDSDDVLPGAEVLSDAEKARRERQRIAALSGIVDYQWSPDGKRLLFPLGGELYLYDLAQTGKAAVRRLTHGEGFATDPKLSPLGGYVSFVRDRNLWTIDLADGKATQLTKDGSGTIGNGVAEFVADEEMDRHTGYWWAPDDSAIAFARIDESPVPVQKRYEVYPDRTDVVEQRYPAAGDRNVLVRLLVAPVGRAGAPREVDLGKEQDIYLARVDWRDAKRLTFQRQSRDQHTLELIEADLSSGKQRVLQTETSKTWVPLHNDLRFLDDGRILWSSERSGFEHLYLLSEDGAQATALTSGDWPVDGVLAVDEAAGQVYFAAGKDSPTDAQVYRVPLAGGAIERLSKTDGMHAASFAKNASVYVDSWSNPSTPPQLELFRNDGSRIAALVANDLSDAKHPYAPYLKAQLPLEFGTLKAADGKTALHYSLIKPAGFDPAKRYPVVVYVYGGPASQTVKRAWSPDFNQYLAQRGYAVFSIDNRGTPRRGAAFGGALYGKQGTVEVADQLEGVKWLKSQPWVEGGKIGVYGWSNGGYMTLMLLAKASDQYACGSAGAPVTDWGLYDSHYTERYMNLPKRNPEGYREGRVLEHLDGLTSKLLLIHGMADDNVLFTNSTSLMSALQQRGKTFELMTYPGAKHGLRGRDALHRLRLTEDFFDRCLKR, from the coding sequence ATGTCGCTGACCGCCGCCACGCCCGCCCTCGCCGCTCCGCCCGCCGCCGCGCCGGCCGACGGCCGCCTGACCCTGGAAGCGCTGACCGGCGACGCGCCGCTGTCGGGCCCGAGCCTGCTCAAGCCCAAGGTCGCCCCCGACGGCAGCCGGGTCAGCTTCCTGCGCGGCAAGGAGCGCGACCGCAACCGCCTGGACCTGTGGGCCTACGACATCGCCAGCGGCAAGACCGCGTTGCTGGTGGATTCCGACGACGTGCTGCCCGGCGCGGAGGTGCTCAGCGACGCGGAGAAGGCGCGGCGCGAGCGCCAGCGCATCGCCGCGCTGTCGGGCATCGTCGACTACCAGTGGTCGCCCGACGGCAAGCGCCTGCTGTTCCCGCTCGGCGGCGAGCTGTACCTCTACGACCTCGCCCAAACCGGCAAGGCCGCGGTGCGTCGCCTCACCCACGGCGAGGGCTTCGCCACCGATCCCAAGCTCTCGCCGCTGGGCGGCTATGTGAGCTTCGTGCGCGACCGCAACCTGTGGACGATCGATCTGGCCGACGGCAAGGCCACGCAATTGACCAAGGACGGCAGCGGCACCATCGGCAACGGCGTCGCCGAGTTCGTCGCCGACGAGGAAATGGACCGCCACACCGGCTATTGGTGGGCGCCCGACGATTCGGCCATCGCCTTCGCCCGCATCGACGAATCGCCGGTGCCGGTGCAAAAGCGCTACGAGGTCTATCCCGACCGCACCGACGTGGTCGAGCAGCGCTATCCCGCCGCCGGCGACCGCAACGTGCTGGTGCGCCTGCTGGTGGCGCCGGTCGGCCGCGCCGGCGCGCCGCGCGAGGTCGATCTGGGCAAGGAACAAGACATCTATCTGGCCCGGGTGGACTGGCGCGACGCCAAGCGCCTGACCTTCCAGCGCCAGTCGCGCGATCAGCACACACTCGAACTGATCGAAGCCGATCTGAGCAGCGGCAAGCAGCGCGTGCTGCAGACCGAAACCAGCAAGACCTGGGTGCCGCTGCACAACGATCTGCGTTTCCTCGACGACGGCCGGATCCTGTGGAGCAGCGAACGCAGCGGCTTCGAGCACCTGTACCTGCTGTCGGAAGACGGCGCCCAGGCCACCGCGCTGACCTCCGGCGACTGGCCGGTGGACGGCGTGCTCGCGGTCGACGAAGCCGCCGGCCAAGTCTATTTCGCCGCCGGCAAGGACAGCCCGACCGACGCGCAGGTCTATCGCGTGCCGCTGGCCGGCGGCGCGATCGAGCGCTTGTCCAAGACCGACGGCATGCACGCCGCCAGCTTCGCCAAGAACGCCAGCGTCTACGTCGACAGCTGGTCGAACCCGTCGACGCCGCCGCAGCTGGAGCTGTTCCGCAACGACGGCAGCCGCATCGCCGCGCTGGTCGCCAACGATCTCAGCGACGCCAAGCATCCCTACGCGCCGTATCTCAAGGCGCAACTGCCGCTGGAGTTCGGCACGCTCAAGGCCGCCGACGGCAAGACCGCGCTGCACTACAGCCTGATCAAGCCGGCCGGCTTCGATCCGGCCAAGCGTTATCCGGTCGTGGTCTACGTCTACGGCGGGCCGGCCTCGCAGACGGTCAAGCGCGCGTGGTCGCCGGACTTCAACCAATACCTCGCTCAGCGCGGTTACGCGGTGTTCTCGATCGACAACCGCGGCACCCCGCGCCGCGGCGCGGCCTTCGGCGGCGCGCTGTACGGCAAGCAGGGCACGGTGGAAGTGGCCGATCAGCTCGAAGGCGTGAAGTGGCTGAAGTCGCAGCCGTGGGTCGAGGGCGGCAAGATCGGCGTGTACGGCTGGTCCAACGGCGGCTACATGACGCTGATGCTGCTGGCCAAGGCCAGCGACCAGTACGCCTGCGGCTCGGCCGGCGCGCCGGTCACCGATTGGGGGCTGTACGACAGCCACTACACCGAGCGCTACATGAACCTGCCCAAGCGCAACCCCGAGGGCTACCGCGAAGGCCGCGTGCTCGAACACCTGGACGGACTGACCTCGAAGCTGCTGCTGATCCACGGCATGGCCGACGACAACGTGCTGTTCACCAACTCGACCTCGCTGATGAGCGCGCTGCAGCAGCGCGGCAAGACCTTCGAGCTGATGACCTATCCGGGCGCCAAGCACGGCCTGCGCGGGCGCGACGCGCTGCACCGGCTGCGCCTGACCGAGGATTTCTTCGACCGCTGCCTCAAGCGCTGA
- a CDS encoding cytochrome c oxidase assembly factor Coa1 family protein, protein MNAEPRTEYRKPWVQRHWLLMLVISFLAMMVLSLAIGFGAVYVMMSSIKKTEPYREAMARVHADERMTRALGEPVGVRWEPMGAVEQTEQGQAMFVVFLQGARGTGSVNVEAIYAEGRWRYRRVEGQVDGPPRERFDLNADGDR, encoded by the coding sequence ATGAACGCCGAACCCCGAACCGAATACCGCAAGCCCTGGGTGCAGCGCCATTGGCTGCTGATGCTGGTGATCAGCTTCCTGGCGATGATGGTGCTGTCGCTGGCCATCGGCTTCGGCGCCGTCTACGTGATGATGTCCTCGATCAAGAAGACCGAGCCGTATCGCGAAGCGATGGCGCGGGTGCACGCCGACGAGCGCATGACCCGGGCGCTCGGCGAACCGGTCGGCGTGCGCTGGGAACCGATGGGCGCGGTCGAACAAACCGAGCAAGGCCAAGCGATGTTCGTGGTGTTCCTGCAGGGCGCGCGCGGCACCGGCTCGGTCAATGTCGAGGCGATCTACGCAGAAGGCCGCTGGCGTTACCGCCGCGTCGAAGGACAGGTCGACGGACCGCCGCGCGAGCGCTTCGATTTGAACGCCGACGGCGACCGCTGA
- a CDS encoding DUF885 domain-containing protein, which yields MKPLVFAIALALCAPALAAAPAAAPAAAQAAAKPSPAWVKQSNDYTTILIKAQADFAPEGFSFFGIPGYDDKVTDLRPGVNERYRAAMAKARAQLQEKLELERDSNVRQDLQILLGAIDQSVQGSELNEKLMLPWFDAPQTVFSGMNSLLTDQIDPQRRAKALARLQAYVGQAPGTQPLTTLARQRYEERLSNPALLQPSKLEVEQALANVDTYAAGIRKLFAKYKVAGAEPALKAMETQLRDYGQWTRQQVLPKARTDARLPEELYAFQLKQFGIDVEPQLLIRRAQVEFMETRAAMRQLAPLVAQAKGLKVADPHDYVAVIAALKRDTIPNDQLEGRYRKIIDAIDPIIRKEKIVDVPQRPMVMRLGSEAESAAQPAPHFLPAQLVGNTGQQGQFVLPVAVPSPGGKALQYDDFNYESAAWTLSAHEGRPGHELQFTAMVERGVSLARSMFAFNSVNVEGWALYAEAEMVPYEPLDGQLIALQFRLLRAARAILDPMLNLGLTDRASAGKVLREQVGFSEAMTKQELDRYMFNMPGQAGSYFYGYSRILELRMSTELALGDRFDRQGFNNFLLDQGLLPPALLAKAVEEDFVPKGKGK from the coding sequence ATGAAACCGCTCGTTTTCGCTATCGCCCTGGCGCTGTGCGCGCCCGCCCTCGCCGCCGCGCCGGCGGCCGCGCCCGCCGCGGCCCAGGCCGCCGCCAAGCCGTCGCCGGCCTGGGTCAAGCAAAGCAACGACTACACCACGATCCTGATCAAGGCCCAGGCCGATTTCGCGCCGGAAGGGTTCTCGTTCTTCGGCATTCCCGGCTACGACGACAAGGTCACCGACCTGCGTCCGGGCGTGAACGAGCGCTACCGCGCGGCGATGGCCAAGGCGCGCGCGCAGTTGCAGGAGAAGCTCGAACTCGAGCGCGATTCCAACGTGCGCCAGGATCTGCAGATCCTGCTCGGCGCGATCGATCAGAGCGTGCAGGGCAGCGAGCTCAACGAGAAGCTGATGCTGCCGTGGTTCGACGCGCCGCAGACGGTGTTCTCGGGCATGAACTCGCTGCTGACCGATCAGATCGACCCGCAGCGCCGGGCCAAGGCGCTGGCGCGCTTGCAGGCTTACGTCGGCCAGGCGCCGGGCACGCAGCCGCTGACCACGCTGGCGCGCCAACGTTACGAGGAGCGCTTGAGCAATCCGGCGCTGTTGCAGCCGAGCAAGCTGGAGGTCGAACAGGCGCTGGCCAACGTCGACACCTACGCCGCCGGCATCCGCAAGCTGTTCGCCAAGTACAAGGTCGCCGGCGCCGAGCCGGCGCTCAAGGCGATGGAGACGCAACTGCGCGACTACGGCCAGTGGACGCGCCAGCAGGTGCTGCCGAAGGCGCGCACCGATGCGCGCCTGCCGGAAGAGCTGTACGCGTTCCAGCTCAAGCAGTTCGGCATCGACGTCGAGCCGCAGCTGCTGATCCGCCGCGCCCAGGTCGAGTTCATGGAAACCCGCGCGGCGATGCGCCAGCTGGCGCCGCTGGTGGCGCAGGCCAAGGGGCTGAAGGTCGCCGATCCGCACGATTATGTGGCGGTGATCGCGGCGCTGAAGCGCGACACCATTCCCAACGACCAGCTCGAAGGCCGTTACCGCAAGATCATCGACGCGATCGATCCGATCATCCGCAAGGAGAAGATCGTCGACGTGCCGCAGCGGCCGATGGTGATGCGCCTGGGCAGCGAGGCCGAATCGGCGGCGCAGCCGGCGCCGCATTTCCTGCCGGCGCAGTTGGTCGGCAACACCGGTCAGCAGGGCCAGTTCGTGCTGCCGGTGGCGGTGCCCAGCCCCGGCGGCAAGGCGCTGCAGTACGACGACTTCAACTACGAATCGGCGGCGTGGACGCTGTCGGCGCACGAAGGCCGCCCGGGCCACGAATTGCAATTCACCGCGATGGTCGAACGCGGCGTGTCGCTGGCGCGTTCGATGTTCGCGTTCAACTCGGTCAACGTCGAAGGCTGGGCGCTGTACGCCGAAGCCGAGATGGTGCCGTACGAACCGCTCGACGGGCAGCTGATCGCGCTGCAGTTCCGCCTGCTGCGCGCGGCGCGCGCGATCCTCGACCCGATGCTCAACCTCGGCCTGACCGACCGCGCCAGCGCCGGCAAGGTGCTGCGCGAGCAGGTCGGCTTCTCCGAGGCGATGACCAAGCAGGAGTTGGACCGCTACATGTTCAACATGCCCGGCCAAGCGGGCAGCTATTTCTACGGCTACAGCCGGATCCTGGAGCTGCGCATGAGCACCGAGCTGGCCTTGGGCGATCGGTTCGACCGCCAGGGGTTCAACAACTTCCTGCTCGATCAGGGGCTGTTGCCGCCGGCGTTGTTGGCCAAGGCGGTGGAAGAGGATTTCGTGCCGAAGGGCAAGGGCAAGTGA
- a CDS encoding serine hydrolase domain-containing protein, with protein sequence MLDTPAPQRPPGSAPYVAPLSGGVVKQGPLLSDGGIGDDTQAIPLRPLPPAPKPAPKPVPPPAPVPPAPVAAQPPTPPAPPKPIPLPPPPAPKAIALPPPAPIALAPLPPATPAALAPGNDDGAGAEILLEAHAGPAPAPALVSVDVEAYADGLVPSALARGGLAGAVVVVVKDGQILLAKGYGYADREKGRPMDAARTVIRPGSISKLFTWTAVMQLVEKGKLDLDADVNDYLDFRIRDYRGQGVTLRQLMTHSAGFEESNKHLFAADPSRLRPLRAYLETVQPERIYPPGRVPAYSNYGVALAGYIVERVARQPFNDYIEEHVLMPLDMRRSTFRQPLPKGLAGDMAQSYADAGARPIGFELVNPAPAGALSTTGVDMAHFMIAQLDQGRYRGAEILKPYTAQAMQRIASTPVPGLDSMTLGFFRRDKHGLTVLGHGGATQAFQSNLAMLPDKKLGVFVSVDGPGAAGRALHRDLIEGVLKRYYPERGVPPPTRLTARLHGKQLLGRYESSRQSASNFLAIARLLGSAVVTLNDDDTVSVSTLRTRDGRLKRWREIEPYVWQELDGDSRLAAKRVDGKIVAIATDDTPPAMWLQPVPAWRSAGWLLPLLFAAAAVHVLALALWPAAALVRRHTQRQLKLDGRGRDLRLLTFFGLIANLLLLALWAWIFGRIDASASLLDGQLDSALRIAQLLGLLSLAVAAISVLNVRAAWKPPVHKLRRYTAVAMALACLAVVWLVLALHTLQWSLVY encoded by the coding sequence GTGCTGGATACGCCCGCGCCGCAACGCCCGCCGGGTTCGGCGCCCTATGTCGCGCCGCTGTCGGGCGGCGTGGTGAAGCAAGGCCCGCTGCTGTCGGACGGCGGGATCGGCGACGACACCCAGGCGATCCCACTGCGGCCGCTGCCGCCGGCGCCGAAGCCCGCGCCGAAGCCGGTGCCGCCGCCCGCGCCGGTTCCGCCCGCGCCCGTCGCCGCGCAACCGCCCACGCCGCCCGCGCCCCCCAAGCCGATCCCATTGCCGCCTCCGCCCGCGCCCAAGGCCATCGCGCTGCCGCCGCCGGCGCCGATCGCGCTGGCGCCGTTGCCGCCTGCGACGCCCGCCGCGCTCGCGCCCGGCAACGACGACGGCGCCGGCGCCGAAATCCTGCTCGAAGCCCACGCCGGCCCGGCGCCCGCGCCGGCGCTGGTGTCGGTGGACGTGGAGGCCTACGCCGACGGCCTCGTCCCCAGCGCGCTCGCGCGCGGCGGCCTCGCCGGCGCGGTGGTCGTGGTGGTCAAGGACGGCCAGATCCTGCTCGCCAAGGGCTACGGCTACGCCGACCGCGAGAAGGGCCGGCCGATGGACGCCGCGCGCACCGTGATCCGCCCCGGTTCGATCTCCAAGCTGTTCACCTGGACCGCGGTGATGCAGCTGGTCGAGAAGGGCAAGCTCGACCTCGACGCCGACGTCAACGACTACCTCGACTTCCGCATCCGCGATTACCGCGGCCAGGGCGTCACCCTGCGCCAGCTGATGACCCACAGCGCCGGTTTCGAGGAGTCCAACAAGCATCTGTTCGCCGCCGACCCGTCGCGTTTGCGGCCGCTGCGCGCCTATCTGGAAACCGTGCAGCCCGAGCGCATCTACCCGCCGGGCCGGGTGCCGGCGTATTCGAATTACGGCGTGGCCCTGGCCGGCTACATCGTCGAACGCGTGGCGCGCCAGCCGTTCAACGACTACATCGAAGAACACGTGCTGATGCCGCTGGACATGCGTCGCTCGACCTTCCGCCAGCCGCTGCCGAAGGGCTTGGCCGGCGACATGGCGCAGAGTTACGCCGACGCCGGCGCGCGCCCGATCGGGTTCGAGCTGGTCAATCCGGCGCCGGCCGGCGCGCTGTCGACCACCGGCGTCGACATGGCCCACTTCATGATCGCCCAGCTCGATCAGGGCCGTTACCGCGGCGCCGAAATCCTCAAGCCCTACACCGCGCAGGCGATGCAGCGCATCGCGTCCACGCCGGTGCCGGGCCTGGATTCGATGACGCTGGGTTTCTTCCGCCGCGACAAGCACGGCTTGACCGTGCTCGGCCACGGCGGTGCGACGCAGGCGTTCCAAAGCAATCTGGCGATGCTGCCGGACAAGAAGCTCGGCGTGTTCGTCTCGGTCGACGGCCCCGGCGCGGCCGGGCGCGCGCTGCATCGCGACCTCATCGAAGGGGTGCTCAAGCGCTATTACCCCGAACGCGGCGTGCCGCCGCCGACCCGCTTGACCGCGCGCCTGCACGGCAAGCAACTGCTCGGCCGTTACGAAAGCAGCCGCCAGTCGGCGAGCAACTTCCTCGCCATCGCGCGCTTGCTCGGCAGCGCGGTGGTGACGCTCAACGACGACGACACCGTGTCCGTGTCGACCCTGCGCACGCGCGACGGGCGGCTCAAGCGCTGGCGCGAGATCGAGCCCTATGTGTGGCAGGAACTCGACGGCGACAGCCGGCTCGCGGCCAAGCGCGTGGACGGCAAGATCGTGGCGATCGCCACCGACGACACGCCGCCGGCGATGTGGCTGCAGCCGGTGCCGGCGTGGCGCTCGGCCGGCTGGCTGCTGCCGCTGCTGTTCGCCGCCGCCGCGGTGCACGTGCTCGCGCTCGCGCTGTGGCCGGCCGCGGCGCTGGTGCGCCGGCACACCCAGCGCCAGCTCAAGCTCGACGGACGCGGGCGCGACCTGCGCTTGCTGACCTTCTTCGGTTTGATCGCCAATCTGTTGCTGCTGGCGCTGTGGGCGTGGATCTTCGGCCGCATCGACGCGTCGGCGAGCTTGCTCGACGGGCAGCTCGATTCGGCGTTGCGGATCGCGCAGCTGTTGGGATTGCTGAGCCTCGCGGTCGCGGCGATTTCGGTGCTGAACGTTCGCGCGGCGTGGAAGCCGCCGGTGCATAAGCTGCGGCGCTATACCGCGGTGGCGATGGCGTTGGCGTGTTTGGCCGTGGTGTGGTTGGTGTTGGCGTTGCACACCTTGCAGTGGTCGCTGGTGTATTGA
- a CDS encoding XRE family transcriptional regulator → MPAKRSKTVTVAAPAAAAHNPGVALRALRRQRGWTLAEIGARTGLPISTLSKIENGKMSLSFDKLTRIAQGLEVDIGELFSSQPPAGNDAFGGRRSITRAGEGYAIRTENYDHLYPASELLNKRLVPIIVELHARSLEEFGELIRHTGEEFALVLEGAIELHTELYAPARLEAGDSIYFDSTMGHAYLAAAPGPCRVLAVCSGGEAHLREAMARQDVTRGARGRREDA, encoded by the coding sequence ATGCCCGCCAAGCGCAGCAAGACCGTCACCGTCGCCGCGCCCGCCGCCGCCGCCCACAACCCGGGCGTCGCCCTGCGCGCCCTGCGCCGCCAGCGCGGCTGGACCCTGGCCGAAATCGGCGCGCGCACCGGCCTGCCGATCTCCACCTTGTCCAAGATCGAGAACGGCAAGATGTCGCTGAGCTTCGACAAGCTCACCCGCATCGCCCAAGGCTTGGAAGTGGACATCGGCGAGTTGTTCTCGAGCCAGCCGCCGGCCGGCAACGACGCCTTCGGCGGCCGCCGCAGCATCACCCGCGCCGGCGAGGGCTATGCGATCCGCACCGAGAACTACGACCATCTGTATCCGGCCTCGGAACTGCTCAACAAACGGCTGGTGCCGATCATCGTCGAGCTGCACGCGCGCAGCCTGGAAGAATTCGGCGAGCTGATCCGCCACACCGGCGAGGAATTCGCGCTGGTGTTGGAAGGCGCGATCGAACTGCACACCGAGCTGTACGCGCCGGCGCGCTTGGAAGCCGGCGACTCGATCTATTTCGACAGCACCATGGGCCACGCGTATCTGGCCGCCGCGCCGGGGCCGTGCCGGGTGTTGGCGGTGTGCTCGGGCGGCGAAGCGCATCTGCGCGAAGCGATGGCGCGCCAGGACGTGACCCGCGGCGCGCGCGGTCGGCGCGAGGACGCTTGA